In one Solanum lycopersicum chromosome 11, SLM_r2.1 genomic region, the following are encoded:
- the LOC138339325 gene encoding uncharacterized protein — protein MASRLRNFTRMNAPMLYGCMVEDDQKEFIDEVYKILLAMGLSTSEKDYLTTYILKDVAQAWHVQWRDNRPLRGGPVTWEIFKKALFNRFFPSEMGEAKVVEFINFRHGGMSVHQYYLKFTKLSEYAPSLVLDPRDEMSHFVMGYQ, from the coding sequence atggcttcccgtcTAAGGAATTTCACTCGGATGAATGCTCCAATGTTATACGGGTGTATGGTTGAAGATGACCAaaaagagttcattgatgaagtatATAAGATACTCTTGGCTATGGGGTTATCCACTAGTGAGAAGGACTATTTAACCACTTATatactcaaggatgtggctcaagcaTGGCATgtccaatggagggataataggccatTAAGAGGTGGtccggtgacttgggagatcttcaagaaggcTTTGTTTAATCGGTTCTTTCCTAGCGAGATGGGGGAAGCTAAAGTGGTGGAGTTTATCAACTTTCGCCatggaggtatgagtgttcacCAGTACtacttgaaattcactaaattgtcagaatatgctccttctttagttttagatcctagagatgaaatgagtcacTTTGTGATGGGGTATCAGTGA